In Verrucomicrobia bacterium CG1_02_43_26, a single genomic region encodes these proteins:
- a CDS encoding TIGR01777 family protein has protein sequence MRVKEYDGLKEGVLVKFQIQKAFFNLEWQARIEAVTENAGFTDRQVKGPFAFWKHEHGIKYVADNKCRVNDHVQYELPFGKLLNNRWGKRKAQLELARLFRYREEITRADLVDFYRPCDRSMTFLVTGATGTVGSALKHFLRSQGHVVKELSLTRPYKGAFYWDYYKEEPNREWFEGVDVVVHLAGYPIFCRWTAQNKKKILESRWTSTAKLADYLAKEPCRPPVFICASGINFYGTDRDGVLDEKTPGGNGFLAEVTKQWEEACDPLRRVGARVINIRTGMVLTPAAGGLAAMLPIFRLGLGGRIGSGKQMVSWIAIDDLVDAIYYMSTQGSIEGPVNVCAPESLTNKAFSDTLADRLGRIAILPLPEIMAKLFMGDLAKETVLANLKATPKVLLESGYRFRYPRLESALAHLVV, from the coding sequence ATGCGGGTAAAGGAATATGATGGGCTTAAGGAGGGTGTGCTGGTTAAATTTCAGATTCAAAAAGCTTTTTTCAATTTGGAGTGGCAAGCGAGGATAGAGGCTGTAACAGAAAATGCTGGCTTTACGGATAGGCAGGTGAAAGGGCCTTTTGCTTTTTGGAAGCACGAGCATGGTATCAAATATGTGGCCGATAATAAGTGCCGCGTGAATGATCACGTTCAATATGAGTTGCCCTTCGGCAAGCTGTTGAACAACAGATGGGGCAAACGGAAAGCGCAATTAGAGCTCGCTAGGCTATTTCGGTATCGAGAGGAAATTACCCGAGCCGATTTGGTTGATTTTTATAGGCCATGCGATCGCTCGATGACTTTTCTTGTGACGGGTGCTACGGGTACGGTAGGCAGCGCTTTAAAGCATTTCTTGCGCTCTCAGGGGCACGTTGTAAAAGAACTCTCATTGACGCGTCCTTACAAAGGCGCATTTTATTGGGATTATTATAAAGAAGAACCCAATCGTGAATGGTTTGAAGGAGTCGATGTCGTTGTGCACTTGGCGGGGTACCCCATTTTTTGCCGCTGGACAGCTCAGAATAAGAAAAAAATATTGGAAAGTCGTTGGACGAGTACCGCCAAGTTGGCAGACTATTTAGCAAAGGAACCGTGTAGGCCTCCTGTTTTCATATGTGCTTCTGGGATCAACTTTTATGGGACTGATAGGGATGGTGTTCTTGATGAAAAAACGCCTGGAGGAAACGGGTTTTTAGCAGAGGTGACAAAACAATGGGAAGAGGCCTGTGATCCCTTACGGCGAGTTGGTGCTCGTGTTATTAATATAAGAACAGGAATGGTCTTAACGCCTGCTGCAGGAGGTTTAGCTGCCATGTTGCCTATTTTTCGTCTGGGCCTAGGCGGTCGAATTGGTTCTGGTAAACAAATGGTGAGCTGGATAGCGATTGATGATTTAGTGGACGCGATTTATTATATGTCCACTCAGGGTTCTATAGAAGGCCCTGTTAATGTATGTGCCCCTGAAAGTCTTACTAATAAAGCATTCTCGGATACTCTGGCTGATAGATTGGGGCGCATCGCGATACTTCCCCTCCCTGAAATTATGGCCAAACTGTTCATGGGAGACCTCGCTAAAGAAACCGTCTTGGCTAATCTGAAGGCTACCCCTAAGGTGTTACTCGAATCCGGATATCGATTTCGTTATCCTCGTTTAGAAAGCGCTTTAGCACATTTGGTTGTATAA
- a CDS encoding redox-regulated ATPase YchF, whose protein sequence is MIMKAGILGLPNVGKSTLFNALTRTRKAESANYPFCTIEPNVGIVVVPDWRLARLTQIVKPKEVVPTAIEIVDIAGLVKGASQGEGLGNQFLSNIRLMDALIHVVRCFEDDDVIHNMGSVDPIRDIEVISTELILSDLQSAQAQLDKNIKRARGPDAEAKANVALLTRLLDHLNEGKPANILSIEPEELPRLKQFNLLSSKPIVYACNVAEDELEDADQKNPYVQQVKAYAKMHHDANSCVISAKIESDLVDLAPEEAKEFLAELGVEDSGVSQLIRATYDLLGLASYFTAGEKEVRAWTFVKGMKAPECAGIIHTDFQKGFIKAEVVSFEDLDKYGSYSAAREAGRYRLEGKEYPFKDGDVVLFRFNV, encoded by the coding sequence TTGATTATGAAAGCTGGGATTTTAGGTTTACCAAATGTAGGAAAAAGTACTTTATTTAATGCGTTAACACGCACGAGAAAAGCAGAATCTGCCAATTATCCGTTTTGCACGATTGAGCCTAATGTTGGCATCGTTGTCGTGCCTGATTGGCGTTTGGCGCGTTTGACACAGATTGTTAAGCCAAAGGAAGTGGTGCCTACAGCTATTGAGATTGTCGATATTGCAGGCCTTGTCAAGGGAGCAAGCCAGGGGGAGGGTTTAGGAAATCAGTTTTTAAGCAATATACGCCTCATGGACGCACTCATACACGTTGTACGTTGTTTTGAAGATGATGATGTGATTCATAACATGGGCTCTGTAGACCCGATACGAGACATAGAAGTGATTTCAACCGAATTGATATTATCGGATCTGCAATCCGCACAAGCTCAATTGGATAAAAATATTAAACGCGCACGTGGACCAGATGCGGAAGCCAAGGCAAATGTCGCTTTATTAACCCGTCTTTTAGATCACTTAAATGAAGGTAAACCCGCAAATATCCTTTCAATAGAACCTGAGGAATTGCCACGATTGAAGCAGTTTAATTTATTATCATCAAAGCCGATTGTGTACGCCTGTAATGTGGCTGAAGATGAGTTGGAAGACGCGGACCAGAAGAACCCTTATGTTCAGCAAGTAAAGGCATACGCGAAAATGCACCATGATGCCAATAGCTGTGTGATTTCCGCCAAAATCGAATCGGACCTCGTAGACCTTGCCCCTGAAGAAGCAAAAGAATTTTTAGCCGAATTAGGCGTTGAGGATAGTGGCGTTTCCCAGCTTATTCGTGCAACCTACGATTTACTAGGCTTGGCCAGTTATTTTACCGCCGGTGAGAAAGAAGTACGCGCATGGACGTTTGTGAAAGGAATGAAGGCTCCCGAATGCGCGGGTATTATCCATACGGACTTTCAAAAGGGGTTTATCAAAGCAGAAGTTGTTTCTTTCGAGGATTTAGACAAATACGGCAGCTACAGTGCCGCACGCGAAGCCGGCCGATATCGCCTGGAGGGCAAAGAATATCCGTTTAAAGACGGCGATGTGGTGTTGTTCCGCTTTAATGTTTAG
- a CDS encoding pyridoxine 5'-phosphate synthase: MKLGVNIDHCATLRQARYKDYARTAGHMVEPDPVALATIAEHAGADGITVHLREDRRHIQDEDVHRLKESLQTRMNLEMACTEDMIYAASKIMPEYVCLVPEKRQEVTTEGGLNILAQEHKVLKVVKDLSNMGITVSLFIDPHPEDIKKAADIGAPVVELHTGAFANKYYTPDRQKELNRLIEAAKLAHDLGLIVNAGHGINYVNINDIKQIPHLHELNIGHSIIARALFVGLGEAVREMKALMRA, from the coding sequence ATGAAACTAGGAGTGAATATTGACCACTGTGCTACCTTACGACAGGCGCGGTATAAGGATTACGCGCGTACAGCGGGACACATGGTGGAGCCTGATCCCGTGGCATTGGCGACTATCGCAGAACACGCAGGCGCAGACGGTATAACCGTGCACTTGCGGGAGGACCGCCGCCATATCCAGGATGAAGACGTACACCGTCTAAAAGAATCCTTACAAACACGAATGAACCTGGAGATGGCCTGTACCGAAGATATGATTTACGCTGCCTCTAAAATTATGCCTGAGTACGTTTGCCTTGTTCCGGAAAAAAGGCAAGAGGTGACCACTGAAGGAGGGCTGAACATTTTAGCCCAGGAACACAAAGTGCTTAAGGTAGTGAAAGACCTCAGTAACATGGGTATTACCGTGAGTCTCTTTATTGACCCTCATCCGGAAGATATTAAAAAAGCAGCCGATATTGGTGCTCCGGTAGTAGAGCTACATACAGGCGCTTTTGCGAACAAATACTACACGCCCGATCGTCAAAAAGAATTGAACCGATTGATCGAGGCAGCAAAGCTTGCGCATGATCTTGGGTTGATCGTAAATGCCGGGCATGGGATTAATTATGTCAATATAAACGACATTAAACAGATCCCTCACTTGCACGAGCTCAACATAGGGCACAGCATTATTGCTAGAGCTCTTTTTGTTGGACTGGGCGAAGCAGTAAGAGAAATGAAAGCTCTCATGAGAGCCTGA
- a CDS encoding NAD(P)H-hydrate dehydratase — MFPLSHPVLTCAESGCFEEKLLGGDENGILAAMKKAGQGVGLGILQDFQEIKPFPQNAKVLVLSGKGHNGGDALIAAHTILRQHPQVVVEVMFVFGKDDLKHLVQKAFDELNQAGKVTVLENVLCDTSYDVCIDGALGMAFHLPLKTAFVALLEKINQHPNILLRAAVDLPSGLGDESANIAFRADFTYATGIAKKPVFEEKNKQFVGRIRYLDIGFFQNSQPESEQNILLPGVLDKLRRLRDPQSYKRTYGHLFIVAGSRRMPGALLMAVKAAVHSGVGLVTVIAPDSVARNCAPHVPEAMWLPCPETSDGWFSVEGKAIILKTLSSASAVLIGPGIGREDETKQLFAQLVRDIKCPIVIDADALMPEIIDALAGGQLGIITPHLGEFNRIRQTADEAYSFEKLASYSKNNPLVTVLKGSITKVAYQGKVYLSPFGGPVLARGGSGDILSGLCGGLLAQQPSEALNAACQAVVLHGSAADAMARERGQTGISTTEIIPYLSKILHG; from the coding sequence ATTTTCCCCCTCTCCCACCCCGTTTTAACCTGCGCTGAATCAGGCTGCTTTGAAGAGAAGCTTTTGGGTGGTGATGAAAATGGCATCTTGGCGGCCATGAAAAAAGCGGGCCAGGGCGTAGGGCTCGGGATTCTGCAAGATTTTCAGGAAATTAAACCGTTTCCGCAAAACGCAAAAGTCCTTGTCTTAAGTGGTAAAGGCCATAACGGTGGGGATGCGCTTATAGCTGCCCATACCATTTTAAGACAACACCCCCAAGTAGTGGTAGAAGTGATGTTTGTCTTTGGCAAAGATGACCTTAAGCATCTTGTACAAAAAGCATTTGATGAGCTTAATCAAGCAGGCAAAGTGACTGTATTGGAAAACGTTTTATGCGATACTTCGTATGACGTGTGTATTGATGGCGCACTGGGAATGGCCTTTCATTTACCTCTCAAAACAGCTTTCGTTGCCTTATTGGAAAAAATAAACCAACACCCGAATATTCTCCTGCGTGCCGCAGTGGATTTGCCTAGCGGATTAGGAGACGAGTCTGCTAATATCGCATTTCGTGCGGATTTTACCTACGCGACCGGGATTGCCAAGAAACCTGTTTTTGAAGAGAAAAATAAGCAATTTGTAGGGCGTATTCGATATTTGGATATAGGATTTTTTCAAAACAGCCAGCCGGAAAGCGAACAGAATATTTTATTACCTGGAGTGTTAGACAAACTAAGGCGCTTGCGGGATCCTCAATCCTATAAACGTACGTATGGCCATTTGTTTATTGTGGCTGGGTCTAGACGTATGCCAGGAGCGCTATTGATGGCAGTAAAAGCTGCGGTTCATTCCGGTGTTGGTCTGGTGACAGTTATAGCTCCTGATTCTGTGGCCAGGAATTGTGCGCCCCACGTTCCTGAAGCTATGTGGCTCCCTTGCCCCGAAACGAGTGATGGCTGGTTCTCGGTAGAAGGAAAGGCAATCATTTTAAAAACACTAAGCTCGGCCAGCGCAGTACTAATCGGCCCCGGGATCGGTCGAGAAGATGAAACGAAACAGTTGTTTGCACAATTGGTACGCGATATTAAATGTCCGATCGTGATAGACGCAGATGCCTTGATGCCGGAAATAATCGATGCGCTTGCTGGAGGCCAACTCGGTATTATTACCCCTCATTTGGGTGAGTTTAATAGAATTAGACAGACTGCGGATGAAGCCTATTCATTTGAAAAATTGGCTTCCTATTCGAAAAACAATCCGTTGGTAACCGTTCTAAAAGGGTCAATTACCAAAGTAGCCTATCAGGGAAAAGTATATCTAAGTCCCTTTGGGGGGCCGGTGTTGGCTAGAGGGGGAAGTGGTGATATCTTGTCCGGCTTGTGCGGAGGATTATTAGCACAACAACCTTCCGAGGCGCTAAATGCAGCTTGCCAAGCAGTTGTTTTGCACGGGTCCGCGGCAGACGCGATGGCTCGAGAGCGAGGGCAGACGGGTATTAGCACAACAGAGATTATCCCTTATCTGAGTAAAATTCTTCATGGATAG
- a CDS encoding DNA protecting protein DprA yields MSHPLTRENAFLALNALPHVGPITVQKLMEVFENDPVKILKAQADELQGIEGVGKSIIETITHWRDHFDLEKEAANMQKLNVQFISSTHEDYPPYLKEIYDPPIGLYCRGSYRPGLRSVSIVGSRRCSLYGTKMAKELAAQLVHLGFCVISGMARGIDTAAHEGALDAGGKTVGVFGCGVDIIYPPENFSLSERIREHGALVSEFKLGQRADKRSFPMRNRIVSGMSQAVIVVETNCNGGSMITARMAGEQGRQVFAVPGRVDQASSSGCHQLIRDGAVLLRSIDDLLEELSYLRQVEFNFKDNANDSPQLGKQASMGAAPNYSTQETLILKNLMGEKPLTIDEICTRTQLASKDVTSTLMLLELKKALVKRADGTFEAA; encoded by the coding sequence ATGTCTCATCCCCTTACCCGAGAAAACGCATTTTTAGCGTTAAACGCCCTCCCTCATGTGGGCCCTATAACCGTTCAGAAGCTAATGGAGGTTTTTGAAAATGACCCCGTTAAAATCTTAAAAGCGCAAGCCGATGAGTTGCAGGGCATCGAAGGTGTCGGCAAAAGCATTATAGAAACGATTACGCATTGGCGGGATCATTTTGATTTAGAAAAAGAAGCGGCTAATATGCAAAAACTAAACGTGCAGTTTATTTCGAGCACGCATGAAGACTATCCTCCTTATTTAAAAGAGATATACGACCCCCCTATCGGCCTTTACTGTAGAGGGAGCTATCGGCCCGGCCTAAGAAGTGTGTCAATCGTGGGGAGTCGTAGATGTTCGCTCTATGGCACGAAAATGGCAAAAGAACTAGCGGCACAATTAGTTCATTTAGGTTTTTGCGTAATCAGTGGAATGGCTCGGGGGATCGATACTGCCGCGCATGAGGGTGCTCTGGATGCTGGAGGAAAGACTGTGGGCGTATTTGGCTGTGGTGTTGATATCATTTATCCGCCGGAAAATTTTTCGCTGAGTGAGCGTATTAGGGAGCATGGGGCGCTCGTTTCCGAATTTAAACTAGGCCAACGAGCCGATAAACGTAGTTTTCCGATGCGTAATAGAATTGTTTCCGGAATGTCTCAAGCCGTCATCGTGGTGGAAACGAATTGTAATGGGGGGAGTATGATCACCGCTCGCATGGCTGGCGAGCAAGGAAGACAAGTCTTTGCTGTTCCGGGTAGAGTCGACCAGGCCTCCAGTAGCGGTTGCCACCAATTAATCCGAGATGGCGCGGTTTTACTCAGAAGTATCGATGACCTTCTCGAGGAATTGAGCTACTTGCGTCAGGTGGAGTTTAACTTTAAGGATAACGCAAACGATTCCCCTCAATTGGGCAAGCAAGCTAGTATGGGAGCTGCTCCAAATTATTCCACTCAGGAAACTTTGATTTTGAAAAATCTAATGGGTGAAAAGCCGTTGACGATCGATGAAATCTGTACGCGAACACAGTTGGCATCCAAGGATGTTACTTCTACCTTGATGCTTTTGGAACTAAAAAAAGCTCTGGTGAAACGAGCTGATGGGACGTTTGAGGCGGCTTAA
- a CDS encoding histidine triad nucleotide-binding protein — MSKTLFQKIIDGEIPGKIEYQDDLCFVLQDISPQAPTHLLIIPKKPLPRLSVIEESDKALLGHLLFIAQQQAAEKNLQKGYRVVINNGPHGGETIPHLHVHLLGGRGMMWPPG, encoded by the coding sequence ATGAGTAAAACGCTTTTTCAAAAAATCATCGATGGCGAAATCCCAGGAAAAATCGAATACCAGGATGATCTTTGCTTTGTATTGCAGGACATTAGCCCTCAGGCACCGACACATTTACTGATCATACCTAAAAAACCGCTGCCACGTTTATCCGTAATCGAGGAATCTGACAAAGCACTCTTAGGCCATTTACTTTTCATTGCCCAACAACAAGCAGCAGAAAAGAATCTACAGAAGGGCTACCGCGTTGTTATCAATAACGGCCCTCATGGTGGCGAGACTATTCCCCACTTACACGTCCACCTACTAGGTGGCCGCGGCATGATGTGGCCTCCGGGTTGA
- a CDS encoding transcriptional regulator NrdR has product MRCPKCLHPDTKVVDSRSNKDNTNIRRRRQCPECSQRFSTLEETIREGLVVTKRDGRREDYDRTKIINGIKKAAQKRPINIEQIERITSAITDRLQTLFEAEIPSVRIGEEIMNQLKQVDKIAYVRFASVYKDFRDITELAKEIHSLNDN; this is encoded by the coding sequence ATGCGTTGCCCAAAATGTTTGCATCCAGACACTAAGGTTGTTGATTCTCGTTCAAATAAAGACAACACCAACATACGCCGGCGGCGTCAGTGCCCGGAGTGTTCCCAGCGTTTTAGTACGCTTGAGGAGACAATTCGTGAAGGACTTGTTGTAACTAAACGTGATGGTCGTCGTGAAGACTACGACCGTACTAAAATCATCAACGGCATTAAAAAGGCGGCTCAAAAACGACCCATTAACATCGAGCAAATTGAGCGCATTACCAGTGCGATCACGGATCGTTTACAGACCCTTTTCGAAGCGGAAATCCCCAGCGTGCGTATTGGCGAAGAAATCATGAACCAACTCAAGCAGGTAGATAAAATTGCCTATGTGCGTTTCGCCAGTGTCTATAAAGACTTTCGAGACATCACAGAACTCGCTAAGGAAATTCACTCCTTAAACGATAACTAG
- a CDS encoding anthranilate/aminodeoxychorismate synthase component II (TrpG; with TrpE catalyzes the formation of anthranilate and glutamate from chorismate and glutamine; TrpG provides the glutamine amidotransferase activity), which produces MILIIDNYDSYSYNLVQYVGKLGFDPIVFRNDKITVERVMGLPMSRMIISPGPKDPDHAGSSLDLINYFMGKVPILGVCLGHQAIGQLMGAKVVHAKNPMHGKTSSIQHNGSTLFEKIPSPFQATRYHSLILEKESIPDSLDVTAWTDAGEVMAIQHKKFQLYGVQFHPESYATEEGLRIIQNFLNI; this is translated from the coding sequence GTGATTTTAATCATCGATAACTACGATTCTTACAGCTATAACCTCGTACAATACGTAGGTAAACTGGGCTTTGATCCGATCGTTTTTCGTAATGATAAAATTACCGTGGAAAGAGTAATGGGCCTTCCAATGAGCCGCATGATCATTTCCCCTGGGCCAAAAGACCCGGATCATGCGGGTTCGAGCCTTGATTTAATTAACTACTTCATGGGCAAGGTTCCGATTTTAGGAGTCTGCCTCGGACATCAAGCCATCGGCCAGCTCATGGGGGCCAAGGTTGTCCACGCCAAAAACCCCATGCATGGCAAGACCTCTTCGATACAGCACAATGGCTCTACATTGTTTGAAAAAATCCCCAGTCCCTTTCAAGCCACTCGCTACCATTCCCTTATTCTAGAAAAAGAATCTATACCGGATTCCCTTGATGTGACCGCGTGGACAGACGCAGGCGAAGTGATGGCCATTCAACATAAAAAATTTCAGCTCTACGGCGTTCAATTTCACCCGGAATCCTATGCGACGGAAGAAGGCTTGCGTATTATACAAAATTTCCTGAATATATAA
- a CDS encoding 5'-3' exonuclease, translating into MAKWLLIDGFNMAFRSYYAVPELTRKDGFPTGAIHGWVRTMWKLEDMEKPDHVAIFFDLGGSTERLALLPSYKAHRTEMPEPLQQQIPYLKELTRALGYTLIEENGIEADDLVGAAAKEIAKKGDFVYIVSSDKDFAQCLTSNIEQLLPPPTANPKLGWRKLDVAGVPKKFGVETHQIVDYLALIGDAADNIEGLPGVGPKTAQKWIQEYGSIENIIAKANYLTPARFQLIVPQYADKLRQNIQMIRLNTSHKVELDNGIQPNVDQLLAIIREMHMTTTEKEALKRYHLVSS; encoded by the coding sequence ATGGCAAAATGGTTATTAATTGACGGCTTTAATATGGCTTTTCGCAGTTATTACGCGGTACCGGAGCTCACCCGCAAGGATGGTTTTCCAACCGGTGCTATCCATGGCTGGGTACGTACCATGTGGAAATTAGAGGACATGGAAAAACCGGACCACGTTGCCATATTTTTCGATCTTGGAGGCTCTACGGAACGCCTCGCACTCCTCCCGTCCTATAAAGCCCATAGGACGGAGATGCCAGAGCCGCTTCAGCAACAAATTCCTTATTTAAAAGAGCTTACTCGAGCCCTAGGGTATACGCTCATTGAGGAAAATGGTATTGAAGCAGACGATCTCGTGGGCGCTGCGGCCAAAGAAATTGCGAAAAAAGGGGACTTTGTCTACATCGTCAGCTCAGACAAGGATTTCGCCCAGTGTCTGACGAGCAATATAGAACAACTGCTTCCACCACCAACCGCTAATCCCAAGCTAGGCTGGAGAAAGCTGGATGTTGCCGGTGTACCCAAAAAATTTGGCGTTGAAACGCATCAAATAGTAGATTACTTAGCCCTTATAGGTGATGCCGCTGATAATATTGAAGGACTTCCGGGAGTGGGCCCAAAAACGGCCCAAAAATGGATCCAAGAATACGGCTCTATTGAAAACATTATCGCAAAGGCTAATTATTTAACCCCTGCACGTTTCCAGCTTATTGTCCCTCAATACGCAGACAAACTGCGCCAAAACATTCAAATGATCCGGCTTAACACGAGCCATAAAGTAGAGCTCGATAACGGCATACAGCCAAACGTGGATCAGTTACTTGCCATCATTCGAGAAATGCACATGACAACGACCGAAAAAGAAGCATTGAAACGCTATCATCTCGTGTCATCCTAA
- a CDS encoding glycine--tRNA ligase encodes MDTNTRTMPTMDNIVALCKRRGFIFHSSEIYGGINGFFDYGPMGSEMRRNIKNAWWQDMIQERDDMVGLDSSIIMHSNVWKASGHIEGFSDPMVDCKESKLRYRADQLFFAPVSVDDDVIGYVSVLESGTMQEEADKAAEALKRKLAKQGSLKAVALKPFTEAKPEEYELVPSPATGKPGSLTAPRDFNLMFETSVGAMRDESSIAYLRPETAQGIFANFKNVVDTTRVKVPFGIAQIGKAFRNEITPRNYIFRSREFEQMEIEYFIPPQDDAWEKFHQEWVDASMAWLVNMGLDPKLLDKEVHSVDKLAHYAKACTDIVFQFPFGKQELQGIAARGNYDLMQHQEHSGKSLEYFDEITKERYVPHVIEPSIGVDRLFLALMCSAYQEDEIDGEKRIVLKLHPRVAPIKVGIFPLLKNKPELVAVAEKIYQQLRKRWNVAYDASGAIGRRYRRMDEVGTPFGVTIDFETLENNTVTLRDRDTTKQERISIDDLLPFLQARIDGE; translated from the coding sequence ATGGATACCAATACACGTACAATGCCAACAATGGATAATATAGTAGCCTTATGCAAACGCCGCGGGTTCATTTTTCATTCTTCAGAGATTTACGGCGGTATAAACGGTTTTTTTGATTACGGTCCTATGGGCTCAGAGATGCGTCGTAATATTAAAAATGCTTGGTGGCAGGATATGATTCAGGAGCGGGATGATATGGTCGGACTGGATTCTTCCATTATCATGCACTCCAATGTATGGAAGGCTTCCGGCCACATCGAAGGATTTTCAGATCCTATGGTGGATTGCAAAGAGTCTAAATTGCGTTACCGCGCGGACCAATTATTCTTCGCTCCTGTCAGTGTAGATGATGATGTTATCGGTTACGTGAGTGTTCTGGAATCTGGCACGATGCAAGAAGAGGCAGACAAAGCCGCCGAAGCACTAAAGCGTAAGCTCGCTAAACAGGGATCATTGAAGGCGGTTGCCTTAAAACCGTTTACCGAAGCTAAGCCAGAGGAGTACGAGCTTGTCCCCTCCCCTGCTACGGGAAAACCGGGCTCATTGACGGCTCCTAGGGATTTTAATTTAATGTTTGAGACGAGTGTTGGCGCTATGCGTGACGAGTCTTCTATCGCCTATTTAAGACCAGAGACCGCTCAGGGTATTTTCGCGAATTTCAAAAACGTGGTTGATACAACTCGCGTGAAGGTGCCTTTTGGTATTGCCCAAATCGGTAAAGCTTTCCGCAATGAAATCACGCCGCGCAATTATATTTTCCGCTCTCGTGAATTTGAGCAAATGGAGATCGAATACTTCATTCCCCCACAAGATGATGCTTGGGAAAAGTTCCATCAGGAGTGGGTTGATGCGAGTATGGCTTGGCTCGTTAATATGGGCTTGGATCCTAAATTATTAGATAAAGAGGTACACTCAGTTGATAAACTAGCTCACTACGCAAAAGCTTGTACCGATATCGTGTTCCAGTTTCCTTTCGGAAAACAAGAACTCCAAGGCATCGCGGCTCGGGGTAACTATGACCTTATGCAGCACCAGGAGCATAGCGGTAAATCGCTTGAGTATTTTGATGAAATTACAAAAGAGCGCTACGTGCCGCATGTGATTGAGCCTTCTATCGGGGTGGATCGCCTCTTCCTGGCACTCATGTGCTCGGCTTACCAAGAGGATGAAATTGATGGCGAAAAACGCATCGTTCTAAAATTGCATCCGCGTGTCGCTCCTATCAAGGTGGGTATTTTCCCGTTATTGAAAAATAAACCGGAGCTCGTTGCCGTGGCGGAAAAGATATACCAGCAGCTGAGAAAGCGCTGGAATGTTGCTTATGACGCTTCTGGAGCGATTGGTCGCCGTTATCGCAGAATGGATGAAGTGGGTACGCCTTTTGGTGTCACCATAGACTTTGAAACCTTAGAGAATAATACCGTTACATTGCGTGATCGCGATACTACAAAGCAGGAGCGTATCAGCATTGATGACCTTTTGCCTTTCTTGCAAGCGCGTATTGATGGTGAATAG